A window of the Lagenorhynchus albirostris chromosome 1, mLagAlb1.1, whole genome shotgun sequence genome harbors these coding sequences:
- the LOC132504084 gene encoding adenosine 5'-monophosphoramidase HINT1-like produces the protein MKTVSNHPQKCLGREPSEARGQVKSSVKSQDQLLPSRPRGREAEMADEIAKAQAARPGGNTIFGKIIRKEIPARIIYEDDQCLALHDISPQAPTHLLVIPKKHISQISLAEDDDESLLGHLMILGKKCAADLGLKKRYRVVVNEGPDGGQSVCHVHLHVLGGWQMNWPPG, from the coding sequence ATGAAAACAGTTTCTAATCATCCTCAGAAGTGCCTTGGGAGAGAGCCATCGGAGGCCAGGGGACAAGTGAAAAGTTCAGTCAAAAGCCAGGACCAGCTTCTCCCCAGCCGGCCACGCGGGAGGGAGGCCGAGATGGCAGATGAGATCGCTAAGGCTCAGGCCGCCCGGCCTGGTGGCAACACAATCTTCGGGAAGATCATTCGTAAGGAAATCCCAGCCAGAATCATTTATGAGGATGACCAGTGTCTTGCTCTCCACGACATTTCCCCTCAAGCACCAACACATCTTCTGGTGATACCCAAGAAACATATATCCCAGATTTCTTTGGCAGAAGATGACGATGAAAGTCTTCTTGGACATTTAATGATTTTGGGCAAGAAATGTGCTGCTGATCTGGGCCTGAAGAAGCGTTATCGAGTGGTGGTGAATGAAGGTCCAGATGGGGGACAGTCTGTCTGTCATGTTCATCTCCATGTTCTTGGAGGTTGGCAGATGAATTGGCCTCCTGGCTAA